Below is a genomic region from Bacteroidota bacterium.
CTTTGCGATTTTCCTTGTGTCAGTCCTCGTACTGGCCGTTGCTGTATCATGGCTCAGCATCCGTGCTGCGCAGGATATTGAACTGGAAACAGACCAGAAGCTGAATAAAACGCTGGCAGCAGACATGTCAGGCGAATTTCAGGAGTGGGTTGTCGAGAAAATCGACGACGAAATGATCCAAAAAGAGATCATGAACTTCATGGGGCTGAACCGACGGATCGAGATTTACCTGCTTGGCGGCGACGGCATGATCAAAGCCTATTATGGGCATGATGGACAGGAAGCCGTTACGCAGTTTGTAGATACAGAGCCGTTGGATGCCTATTTGGCCGGCGCGGAATTGCCCATCATGGGGCAAGATCCCCTGGAGGCGGGCAAAATGCGGCCCTTTAGCGTGGCGCCCATCGAAATCATGGGTGAACAAGGGTGTTACCTCTATATCATCCTTGGGGGACAGCGGTATGAATCCGTTGCAGCAATGATTCAGGATAGCTACATCGTACGCACAGCCTCAATTGGTGTTGGCCTGAGCGTACTGTTTACCCTGATTCTCGGTATGGTCATGTTTGGCTTTATCGCCAATCGGGTGCGGAGCATGAAAGCTGTGGTAAAGGCATTTGAAGATGGGGACCTCGAGCAGCGCATCGAAACCCGGTCTGAGGATGAATTGGGGCAATTGGGGACTTCGTTCAACCAGATGGCGGATACCATCGTGAGTGACATGGAGAAGCTGAAAAATGCCGACAAACTGCGCCGTGAACTAATTGCCAACATTTCGCACGACCTCCGCAGTCCACTTGCATCGATCCAGGGATACCTCGAGACAATCTTGATGAAGCAGGAAGACCTGAGTGCAGAAGAGCGCCGGCGGTACCTGACGGTCGGACTCAAAAACACGAAGCGGCTCAATGCGTTGGTTGGCGCGCTCTTCGAACTGTCGAAACTCGACGCGAAACAGATTGAGCCACACTTCGAACGCTTCTCAATTGCCGAACTCGTTCAGGACGTAGTGATGCAGTTCAAGCCGCTGGCAGAGAAAAAAGGCATTATCATCCAGGCCGAATTGGGCATGGGGCCATTTCCTATGGTCTATGCAGACATTGCCCTGGTAGAGCGTGCCATTTCAAACCTGATCGACAACGCCATCCGCCACACGCCGGAAGGGGGGCATGTAAGCATCATGCCAACCAATGGGGACACATCGTATGTAAGTGTTGCCGTGAAAGATACC
It encodes:
- a CDS encoding HAMP domain-containing sensor histidine kinase, which codes for FAIFLVSVLVLAVAVSWLSIRAAQDIELETDQKLNKTLAADMSGEFQEWVVEKIDDEMIQKEIMNFMGLNRRIEIYLLGGDGMIKAYYGHDGQEAVTQFVDTEPLDAYLAGAELPIMGQDPLEAGKMRPFSVAPIEIMGEQGCYLYIILGGQRYESVAAMIQDSYIVRTASIGVGLSVLFTLILGMVMFGFIANRVRSMKAVVKAFEDGDLEQRIETRSEDELGQLGTSFNQMADTIVSDMEKLKNADKLRRELIANISHDLRSPLASIQGYLETILMKQEDLSAEERRRYLTVGLKNTKRLNALVGALFELSKLDAKQIEPHFERFSIAELVQDVVMQFKPLAEKKGIIIQAELGMGPFPMVYADIALVERAISNLIDNAIRHTPEGGHVSIMPTNGDTSYVSVAVKDTGKGISEQDVSRIFDRFYRVEKSRTPSGGGGAGLGLAIAKRIFELHGSTLSVQSALNKGTTFKFMLPTSAEMLFADGISAN